In one window of Tellurirhabdus rosea DNA:
- a CDS encoding mechanosensitive ion channel family protein yields MDRLPAFVDVLVNTFSTLINQFIEFVPRILGAGFILLIGFGVAKAVSLVLRRVLVKVGFDRIGDKLNEIDFIKRLSTGIKLSDIATRVLYYFILLVFLMAATETLGVSAITDMVKSLVAFIPRLIAAAIMLQVGVLIADALRGAVVTLCQSFNIASGKLLGMIVFFFFLVVTLISALGQAGINTELLESSFNLLVGGVIFAFAAGYSYASRDIMANILSSLYSKSRFKEGQTIRIGAIEGTIVKIDSTSMTLQTGETVTIVPLQALQTQVVEVL; encoded by the coding sequence ATGGATCGCCTACCTGCCTTTGTTGATGTGCTGGTCAACACCTTTTCGACCCTGATTAATCAATTCATTGAGTTCGTTCCCCGGATTCTGGGGGCCGGGTTTATCCTGCTGATCGGCTTTGGAGTGGCCAAAGCCGTATCGCTGGTGCTCCGCCGGGTGCTGGTGAAGGTTGGCTTCGACCGCATCGGCGATAAACTCAACGAAATTGACTTCATTAAGCGCCTGAGCACCGGAATCAAACTGAGCGATATTGCCACCCGGGTGCTGTACTACTTCATTCTGCTGGTTTTCCTGATGGCGGCAACCGAGACCCTGGGCGTATCGGCCATCACGGATATGGTCAAGTCGCTGGTGGCCTTTATTCCCCGCCTGATCGCCGCGGCGATTATGCTGCAGGTGGGCGTGCTGATCGCCGACGCGCTGCGTGGTGCGGTCGTGACGCTCTGCCAGTCGTTCAACATTGCTTCGGGCAAACTTTTGGGAATGATTGTTTTCTTCTTTTTCTTAGTCGTAACGCTCATCAGCGCCCTTGGACAGGCGGGCATCAATACCGAACTGCTCGAATCAAGCTTTAATCTGCTGGTCGGCGGCGTTATTTTTGCCTTTGCGGCCGGTTACAGCTATGCTTCGCGGGATATTATGGCCAACATCCTGTCGTCGCTCTACAGCAAAAGCCGATTCAAGGAAGGGCAGACCATCCGGATTGGGGCCATCGAAGGCACTATTGTCAAGATCGACAGCACCTCGATGACCCTGCAGACGGGCGAAACCGTAACCATTGTACCCCTTCAGGCCCTGCAAACGCAGGTAGTGGAAGTTTTGTGA
- a CDS encoding DUF3078 domain-containing protein has product MKKLLLSLVMTGFGLSAFCQTPADSVRVDSLPPAAKEVLPPLQRDTTYWKKSGQMGVNLNQGSFSDNWTGGGVNSIALGLVLNARADYLRDRINWTSEVQFQYGVVRNEGQQTRKNIDRLFADSKFGYRISRSWQLFASGNLLSQFAPGYRYENLTGGGERRVLISGFFAPAFVTESIGFEYKPTTYFNMQLGVATLRQTIVSDDAISVGEPKRYGVPAGRRVRTEAAFQVVTNFDRDIAKNVNFKARYLIFASYERMTSLDHRIDASLTAKVNSLFNVNLTTIVLYDKDQSRTVQYSQGLAIGLLYKF; this is encoded by the coding sequence ATGAAAAAACTGCTTCTAAGTTTGGTAATGACGGGCTTTGGCCTGTCGGCTTTTTGTCAGACACCCGCCGACTCGGTGCGCGTGGATTCCCTACCTCCCGCCGCCAAAGAAGTGCTGCCGCCTCTCCAGCGGGATACTACCTACTGGAAAAAAAGCGGTCAGATGGGCGTGAACCTCAACCAGGGGTCGTTCAGCGACAACTGGACGGGGGGCGGGGTGAACTCTATTGCCCTCGGACTGGTGCTCAACGCCCGGGCCGATTACCTCCGCGACCGGATCAACTGGACCAGCGAAGTGCAGTTTCAGTACGGGGTCGTGCGGAATGAAGGGCAACAGACCCGCAAGAACATCGACCGGCTCTTTGCCGATTCCAAGTTTGGCTACCGCATCAGCCGGTCCTGGCAGCTTTTTGCCTCCGGCAACCTGCTGTCGCAGTTCGCGCCGGGGTATCGCTACGAAAATCTGACCGGAGGCGGCGAACGCCGGGTGCTGATTTCGGGGTTCTTCGCGCCCGCCTTTGTTACCGAATCCATCGGTTTCGAATATAAGCCAACCACCTATTTCAACATGCAGCTCGGCGTTGCGACGCTCCGGCAGACCATTGTTTCGGACGATGCCATTTCGGTCGGCGAACCCAAACGGTACGGGGTTCCGGCGGGAAGGCGCGTCCGGACCGAAGCGGCCTTTCAGGTGGTGACCAACTTCGACCGCGACATTGCGAAAAACGTCAACTTCAAGGCGCGTTACCTCATTTTTGCCAGCTACGAGCGGATGACCTCCCTCGACCACCGGATCGACGCTTCCCTGACGGCCAAGGTCAACAGTCTCTTCAATGTCAACCTGACCACCATTGTGCTGTACGACAAAGACCAGAGCCGCACCGTGCAGTATAGCCAGGGGCTGGCCATTGGGCTGCTGTATAAATTTTGA
- the mscL gene encoding large-conductance mechanosensitive channel protein MscL has protein sequence MLKEFRTFIAQGNVLDLAVGIIIGAAFGKIVNSFVEDIINPILGLLIGGVDFSQLKLVLRPAEGAAAEVAIRYGNFLNVLFQFLLVAWAIFLLVKVTNRLRLSSSLQKEVA, from the coding sequence ATGCTGAAAGAATTCAGAACCTTTATTGCTCAGGGCAATGTGCTGGACCTGGCTGTAGGAATCATCATCGGTGCCGCCTTCGGCAAAATTGTCAATTCCTTCGTAGAGGACATCATCAATCCGATCCTTGGACTACTGATTGGCGGGGTGGATTTCAGCCAGCTGAAGCTTGTGCTGCGACCGGCAGAAGGCGCCGCGGCGGAGGTTGCCATTCGGTACGGTAACTTTCTGAATGTGTTGTTCCAGTTCCTTCTGGTTGCCTGGGCGATCTTCCTGCTCGTGAAGGTGACCAACCGCCTGCGTCTTTCCAGCTCGCTTCAGAAAGAAGTAGCCTGA
- the murD gene encoding UDP-N-acetylmuramoyl-L-alanine--D-glutamate ligase, which translates to MDRKPLLIVLGGGESGVGAALLGKAKGMEVFLSDRSPLQEKYRRILQQEDIPFEEGQHTEERILAATEVVKSPGIPPTVPIVQKIRAKGIPVISEIELAARYTTAKLIGITGSNGKTTTTLLIYHLLKSAGLNVGLAGNIGDSFARQVMEDTFDYFVLELSSFQLDDMYQFRADVAVLLNITPDHLDRYEYQFQNYVNSKFRIVQNMRPEDVFIYYQENPAIAEELPRRELAVQALPISLESAPRPGGFLRNGELVASAARTELRVQTADLPLQGKHNALNMLAAMLAAQAVGLSEEAIRTGLQTFRNAPHRLEPAGEINGIRFINDSKATNVDSVYFALESMTTPVIWVAGGQDKGNDYAQLDSLVGSKVKALVCLGKDNSKLINYFTGKVPVLVETQEVDEVVAKGLELGEPGDAVLLSPACASFDLFRNYEDRGEQFKAAVRRQAEKVRTQPKQ; encoded by the coding sequence ATGGATCGGAAGCCGTTACTAATCGTGCTGGGAGGAGGCGAGAGCGGAGTTGGAGCCGCCCTGCTGGGAAAAGCAAAAGGAATGGAGGTTTTTCTGTCGGACCGCAGCCCGTTGCAGGAGAAGTACCGCCGGATATTACAGCAGGAAGACATTCCGTTTGAAGAAGGACAACATACCGAGGAACGCATTCTGGCCGCTACCGAAGTGGTGAAAAGTCCCGGTATACCGCCTACGGTCCCCATCGTGCAGAAAATCAGGGCCAAAGGCATTCCGGTGATTTCCGAAATTGAACTGGCCGCCCGCTACACCACGGCAAAACTGATCGGCATCACCGGCAGCAACGGAAAAACCACCACCACGCTGCTGATCTACCACCTGCTCAAATCCGCCGGACTCAATGTCGGGCTGGCCGGTAACATCGGCGACAGCTTCGCCCGGCAGGTCATGGAGGACACCTTCGACTACTTTGTTCTCGAACTGAGCAGTTTTCAGCTGGACGATATGTACCAGTTCCGGGCCGATGTGGCGGTGCTGCTGAACATCACGCCGGACCACCTCGACCGCTACGAATACCAGTTTCAGAACTACGTCAACTCCAAATTCCGGATTGTGCAGAACATGCGCCCGGAGGATGTTTTCATTTATTATCAGGAAAATCCGGCGATTGCCGAAGAACTACCCCGGCGCGAGCTGGCCGTGCAGGCGCTGCCGATCTCGCTGGAAAGCGCGCCCCGGCCGGGCGGGTTTCTGCGGAACGGCGAACTGGTGGCTTCCGCCGCCCGGACGGAGCTTCGGGTTCAAACGGCCGATTTGCCGTTGCAGGGCAAGCACAACGCCCTGAACATGCTGGCTGCCATGCTCGCGGCCCAGGCCGTCGGGCTGTCGGAGGAAGCCATCCGGACGGGTCTGCAAACCTTCCGGAACGCACCGCACCGGCTGGAGCCCGCCGGAGAAATCAACGGCATCCGCTTTATCAACGATTCCAAAGCCACCAACGTAGACTCCGTCTATTTCGCCCTCGAAAGCATGACAACGCCCGTCATCTGGGTCGCTGGTGGGCAGGACAAAGGCAACGACTACGCCCAGCTGGACAGCCTCGTAGGGTCGAAAGTTAAAGCTTTGGTTTGTTTAGGGAAGGATAATTCAAAGTTAATTAATTACTTTACCGGAAAAGTCCCTGTCTTAGTCGAAACGCAGGAAGTCGACGAAGTGGTGGCGAAAGGATTGGAATTGGGCGAGCCCGGCGATGCGGTGCTGCTGTCTCCCGCCTGCGCCAGCTTTGACCTGTTCCGCAATTACGAAGACCGGGGCGAGCAGTTCAAAGCCGCTGTTCGTCGTCAGGCTGAAAAAGTCCGTACTCAACCAAAGCAGTAA
- a CDS encoding FtsW/RodA/SpoVE family cell cycle protein: MVLSVKDWLKTNLGGDYHIWGVVLFLSLMSMAVVYSATGTYAYSTMQATETYLIKHSALVVLGIVGMWWVHRLNYVSFANYSKIGMWLSVFLLIYTFMFGVRINGAPRWLAIPIIGATFQPSDLAKLALITNLSAMLAKRQHIRPEEYEPRLLMTMIFWIGIICMLIMLTNTSTAIMLGATCFLLMYIGRVPGKYLLWMVGVCAFLGAVGLVLGTRSETVVKRMEQYYEVTKGTGRPSDQAWEANIALANGGLVGQGPGNSQQRNFLPHPYSDFIYAVIVEEYGTVGGILTILAYLYLLWRGMRAIQSSRRAFGGLLSAGLTFSLVGQAMINMGVAVGLIPVTGQPLPMLSMGGTSMIFTGLSIGLILSVSRGEADESAILATGRSKA, translated from the coding sequence ATGGTTCTCTCCGTTAAAGACTGGCTGAAAACGAACCTGGGTGGCGATTACCACATCTGGGGCGTTGTTCTGTTTCTGTCGCTGATGAGCATGGCGGTGGTCTACAGCGCCACCGGCACCTACGCCTACTCGACCATGCAGGCGACCGAAACGTACCTGATCAAGCATAGCGCCCTGGTCGTTCTGGGAATCGTCGGCATGTGGTGGGTCCACCGGCTGAACTACGTCAGTTTTGCCAATTACTCCAAAATCGGGATGTGGCTGTCGGTATTTCTGCTGATCTACACGTTCATGTTCGGGGTCCGGATCAACGGGGCTCCCCGCTGGCTGGCCATCCCGATCATCGGGGCCACGTTTCAGCCCTCCGACCTTGCCAAACTGGCCTTGATTACCAACCTCTCGGCCATGCTCGCCAAACGGCAGCACATCCGCCCGGAAGAATACGAGCCCCGCCTGCTGATGACGATGATCTTCTGGATCGGCATTATCTGCATGCTCATCATGCTGACCAACACCTCCACGGCCATCATGCTCGGCGCCACGTGCTTCCTGCTCATGTACATCGGCCGCGTGCCTGGCAAATACCTCCTCTGGATGGTGGGCGTCTGCGCGTTTCTGGGCGCGGTAGGACTTGTGCTGGGCACCCGGTCCGAAACGGTGGTGAAGCGGATGGAGCAATATTACGAAGTTACCAAAGGCACCGGCCGCCCCAGCGACCAGGCGTGGGAGGCCAACATTGCCCTCGCCAACGGCGGCCTTGTCGGCCAGGGACCGGGCAACAGCCAGCAGCGCAACTTTCTGCCCCACCCGTATTCCGATTTCATTTACGCCGTTATCGTGGAAGAATACGGCACCGTAGGCGGCATTCTGACCATTCTGGCATACCTCTACCTTCTCTGGCGGGGCATGCGCGCCATTCAGAGCAGCAGGCGGGCCTTCGGCGGATTGCTGTCGGCTGGCCTGACGTTTAGCCTGGTGGGGCAGGCGATGATCAACATGGGCGTGGCCGTTGGGCTCATTCCTGTGACCGGCCAGCCGCTGCCGATGCTCAGCATGGGCGGAACTTCAATGATTTTTACGGGCCTTTCCATCGGGCTGATCCTCAGCGTTAGCCGGGGCGAAGCCGACGAGAGCGCCATTTTAGCCACAGGTCGTTCCAAAGCCTAA
- the murG gene encoding undecaprenyldiphospho-muramoylpentapeptide beta-N-acetylglucosaminyltransferase translates to MRVIISGGGTGGHIYPAIAIANELKTIDSSIEILFVGAEGKMEMEKVPRAGYRIVGLPVVGIKRQLTLENLAFPMKLGRSLLRARQIIREFRPDVAVGVGGYASGPVLLAASLAGIPTLIQEQNSYAGLTNKVLSRWARKICVAYPEMDKFFAAEKIKLTGNPVRTDIGAAAGKRAEGLAFFGLQPDRKTLLIIGGSQGARTINETMEKDLSRLVEAGCQVVWQTGPSFIERARAAVAQSGSPHIKAFDFIYEMDKAYAVADAVVSRAGALSVSELCLVAKPAILVPFPAATDDHQTKNAMSLVSRQAALLVTDREAREKLVTETLTLLNDPTQQQTLSRNIRELARPKAAREIAEEILKLND, encoded by the coding sequence ATGAGAGTAATTATCAGCGGCGGCGGTACAGGCGGGCATATCTACCCGGCCATTGCCATCGCCAACGAATTGAAAACGATTGATTCGTCCATCGAAATTCTGTTTGTCGGAGCAGAAGGGAAGATGGAAATGGAGAAAGTCCCGCGGGCGGGCTACCGGATCGTCGGGCTGCCCGTCGTCGGCATCAAACGGCAGCTGACGCTGGAGAATCTGGCTTTTCCCATGAAGCTCGGACGGAGTCTGCTCCGGGCGCGGCAGATTATCCGGGAGTTCCGGCCGGACGTGGCCGTGGGCGTGGGCGGCTATGCCAGCGGCCCGGTGCTGCTGGCCGCTTCCCTGGCGGGCATCCCCACGCTGATTCAGGAACAGAACTCGTACGCCGGACTGACCAACAAAGTGCTGTCGCGCTGGGCGCGGAAGATCTGCGTAGCCTATCCGGAGATGGATAAATTCTTCGCCGCCGAAAAGATCAAACTCACCGGCAACCCGGTTCGTACCGACATCGGGGCCGCGGCGGGCAAACGGGCGGAGGGGCTGGCCTTCTTCGGCCTGCAGCCCGACCGGAAAACACTGCTCATCATCGGCGGTAGCCAGGGCGCCCGGACGATCAATGAAACCATGGAAAAAGACCTGAGCCGACTGGTGGAAGCCGGTTGTCAGGTGGTGTGGCAAACGGGTCCGTCGTTCATCGAGCGTGCCCGGGCGGCCGTAGCCCAGAGCGGTTCCCCGCACATCAAGGCGTTTGATTTCATTTACGAAATGGATAAGGCGTACGCCGTGGCCGATGCGGTGGTATCGCGGGCGGGGGCGCTGTCCGTGTCGGAGCTTTGTCTGGTGGCCAAACCCGCCATTCTCGTTCCGTTCCCCGCCGCCACCGACGACCACCAGACCAAAAACGCCATGAGTCTGGTCAGCCGTCAGGCGGCGCTGCTGGTTACGGATCGCGAAGCCCGCGAAAAACTGGTGACCGAAACGCTTACGCTTTTAAACGACCCCACCCAGCAGCAGACCCTGAGCCGGAACATCCGCGAACTGGCCAGACCAAAGGCCGCAAGGGAGATTGCGGAAGAGATTTTAAAATTGAATGACTGA
- the murC gene encoding UDP-N-acetylmuramate--L-alanine ligase has protein sequence MTNLNSIKYVYFLGIGGIGMSALARWFLVNGYEVAGYDKTPTPLTDTLQAEGMAIHFTEDVEQIPAHFRQNREQTLVIYTPAVPKNHAEYVYLTEQGFTLQKRSQVLGLLAGRMKTVAVAGTHGKTTTSSMVAHILRHAGVNCAAFLGGITQNYGTNFLLNEPAENLSEVICVVEADEFDRSFLTLYPDVAIVTSTDADHLDIYGDHSSVLDSFAAFVSQIKPGGTLFMRHGLELADRTPATVQEYSLEQGAYRADHVRIENACFVFDLVYPGGRIEGVTMQIPGFHNVENAVAAGAAALQVGVTPEAVREGLSTYKGVKRRFEYILKTNSFIFIDDYAHHPREVEAFLSSLKALYPDRTVTAIFQPHLYSRTRDFADEFARSLSLADRVILLDIYPARELPIEGVSADLIFRNITASQKIQCSKAELPEVLRREPPVLLATIGAGDIDQLIPEIKRQFGDQ, from the coding sequence ATGACAAACCTGAATTCCATAAAATACGTCTATTTCCTTGGCATCGGCGGCATTGGCATGAGTGCGCTGGCGCGCTGGTTTCTGGTGAACGGGTACGAAGTGGCGGGCTACGACAAGACGCCGACCCCGCTGACCGATACGCTGCAGGCCGAGGGAATGGCGATTCATTTTACCGAAGATGTGGAGCAGATTCCGGCCCACTTCCGCCAGAACCGGGAGCAAACGCTGGTCATCTACACGCCCGCCGTACCGAAAAATCACGCCGAATACGTTTACCTGACCGAGCAGGGCTTTACGCTGCAAAAGCGTTCGCAGGTGCTGGGCCTGCTGGCCGGACGGATGAAAACGGTGGCCGTCGCCGGAACGCACGGCAAAACAACCACTTCGTCGATGGTGGCGCATATCCTGCGCCACGCAGGGGTCAACTGCGCGGCCTTTCTGGGCGGGATTACCCAGAACTATGGAACAAACTTTCTGCTTAACGAACCGGCCGAAAACCTCTCGGAGGTCATCTGCGTGGTGGAGGCCGACGAGTTCGACCGTTCTTTTCTAACCCTGTACCCGGACGTGGCGATCGTCACCTCCACGGATGCCGATCACCTCGATATCTACGGCGATCATTCCTCCGTGCTCGACTCGTTTGCGGCCTTTGTGAGCCAGATCAAGCCCGGCGGCACGCTGTTCATGCGCCACGGCCTCGAACTGGCCGACCGCACGCCGGCCACCGTGCAGGAGTATTCGCTGGAGCAGGGCGCTTACCGGGCAGACCATGTCCGGATCGAAAATGCCTGCTTCGTCTTCGATCTGGTGTATCCGGGCGGGCGGATTGAAGGCGTGACGATGCAGATTCCCGGGTTTCATAATGTGGAGAACGCCGTGGCGGCCGGAGCGGCGGCGCTGCAGGTCGGCGTGACGCCCGAAGCCGTGCGCGAGGGGCTGAGTACGTACAAAGGCGTAAAACGTCGGTTTGAATATATTCTGAAAACAAATTCTTTTATATTTATCGACGATTACGCCCACCATCCGCGCGAGGTGGAAGCATTTCTGTCCTCCTTAAAAGCGCTCTATCCCGACCGTACCGTAACGGCCATTTTCCAGCCGCATCTGTACAGCCGGACCCGTGATTTTGCAGATGAGTTTGCCCGCAGCCTGTCGCTGGCAGATCGGGTCATTCTGCTGGATATTTATCCGGCCCGCGAGCTACCCATCGAGGGGGTCAGCGCCGATCTGATTTTTCGGAATATTACGGCCAGCCAGAAAATACAATGTTCGAAGGCGGAACTGCCGGAAGTACTGCGTCGGGAACCGCCGGTATTGCTGGCAACGATCGGTGCGGGCGACATTGATCAATTAATTCCGGAAATAAAAAGGCAATTTGGTGACCAATGA
- a CDS encoding cell division protein FtsQ/DivIB, producing the protein MFASLLTGAGLLGLIAFTEVRQEARRVEDIRIRMDEIDGHRFLNRNDVLRSLTRQDADPIAGTSLTEIDLKVLEKRLRQNGYISRAQVYRDLQGNLVAEIEQQRPLARLVGESEEELSSGSGRYLSEEGTWFPLSLNYTARVPVLSGAYFENRKPLTGEKDKDLVELLKWIRADPFWKAQIAQVRVDSNREVTLLPQVGEHLIEIGQPTDLSAKFDKLKLFYKHILSRPEGSRYRRVSVQYRNQIVCE; encoded by the coding sequence TTGTTCGCGTCACTCCTAACAGGAGCCGGTCTGCTGGGGCTGATTGCCTTTACGGAAGTAAGGCAGGAAGCGCGGCGGGTGGAGGACATTCGTATCCGGATGGACGAGATCGACGGGCACCGTTTCCTGAACCGAAACGACGTGCTGCGGTCTCTTACCCGTCAGGATGCGGACCCTATCGCCGGTACGTCGCTGACCGAAATTGACCTGAAAGTACTGGAAAAACGGCTCCGGCAAAACGGCTACATCAGCCGGGCGCAGGTGTACCGGGATTTGCAGGGCAATCTGGTCGCCGAAATCGAACAGCAACGGCCGCTGGCCCGTCTGGTGGGGGAGTCGGAAGAGGAGTTGTCGTCGGGAAGTGGGCGGTACCTGAGTGAAGAGGGGACCTGGTTTCCGCTGTCGCTGAATTACACGGCCCGGGTGCCCGTTCTGTCGGGGGCGTATTTTGAAAACCGAAAGCCCCTGACCGGAGAGAAGGATAAAGATCTGGTGGAATTGCTGAAGTGGATTCGTGCCGACCCATTCTGGAAAGCACAGATCGCGCAGGTGAGGGTTGACAGCAACCGGGAGGTAACACTCCTGCCGCAGGTAGGTGAACACCTGATAGAAATCGGGCAACCCACCGACTTGTCGGCTAAATTTGATAAGCTTAAATTATTTTATAAACACATCTTATCCCGCCCCGAGGGAAGCCGCTACCGGCGGGTAAGTGTGCAGTACCGTAACCAGATCGTGTGCGAATGA
- the ftsA gene encoding cell division protein FtsA — protein sequence MKDEKYVVGLDIGSTKVCAVAGRLIRDNNYTRLDVLGVGRASCDGVVKGTVKNVKRTAEAVRKAIDEVAGQANLNINVVNVAFSGSHISSRKQHGSITRTSHGDEVTVADVDHLVADMYRTVTPVGNEIVHVLPMDFTVDNETGIDDPVGRSGVKLEADFQVIMAQTALARSTRKSISDINLSGELMLISPLASAMAVLTDEERQAGVVLVDIGGGTTDIAIYHRNVLRHIAVLPFAGNTITSDIEQGCKVMNQQAEQLKVKFGSADPNDFTLKEIVSVPVLSGRPPKDVLLKNLALIIEARVKEIAAMVQAEVRRSGFEDKLYGGVVLTGGTAAIPGIETLFERITGMHTRVGLPDLLERNPKADLVSEPSYATAVGLVWAGFKSLDERVPVSRAAAAEPAPPVAPPVVSRSAPTVKAEAPAQTASRESFWEKLKKYGRTILTDDVNLNDKYSGE from the coding sequence ATGAAGGACGAGAAATATGTGGTTGGGCTGGACATTGGAAGCACAAAGGTGTGTGCCGTGGCCGGCCGTCTGATTCGAGATAATAATTACACCCGCCTGGATGTTCTGGGCGTTGGCAGAGCCTCCTGCGACGGCGTCGTGAAAGGAACCGTCAAGAATGTCAAAAGGACAGCCGAAGCGGTCCGGAAAGCCATCGACGAAGTAGCCGGACAGGCCAATCTGAACATCAATGTAGTCAATGTGGCGTTCTCGGGGTCGCACATCTCCTCCCGCAAACAGCATGGCAGCATTACCCGCACCTCGCACGGCGACGAAGTGACCGTGGCCGATGTCGATCACCTCGTTGCAGACATGTACCGGACCGTCACCCCCGTGGGGAACGAAATCGTCCATGTGCTGCCGATGGATTTTACGGTCGATAACGAGACGGGCATTGATGATCCGGTCGGTCGCTCCGGCGTTAAGCTGGAGGCCGACTTTCAGGTCATTATGGCCCAGACGGCCCTCGCCCGGTCGACCCGTAAAAGCATCAGCGACATCAACCTCAGCGGAGAGCTGATGCTGATTTCGCCGCTGGCTTCTGCGATGGCCGTCCTGACCGATGAGGAACGCCAGGCCGGTGTTGTGCTCGTCGACATTGGCGGCGGCACTACCGACATCGCCATCTACCACCGCAATGTGCTCCGGCATATTGCCGTTCTGCCGTTTGCGGGCAACACCATCACGTCCGACATCGAACAGGGCTGTAAAGTGATGAATCAGCAGGCCGAGCAGCTGAAAGTGAAATTCGGCAGCGCAGACCCGAACGACTTCACGCTGAAAGAAATTGTGTCCGTTCCGGTGCTGAGCGGCCGACCTCCCAAAGACGTTCTGCTCAAAAATCTGGCGCTCATCATTGAGGCGCGGGTGAAAGAAATCGCGGCGATGGTCCAGGCCGAGGTAAGACGGTCCGGGTTTGAAGACAAACTGTACGGCGGCGTTGTGCTGACCGGCGGTACGGCGGCGATCCCCGGCATCGAAACCCTGTTTGAGCGCATCACGGGCATGCACACGCGGGTGGGCCTGCCCGACCTGCTGGAGCGGAATCCGAAAGCGGACCTGGTGAGCGAGCCTTCGTATGCCACCGCCGTAGGGCTGGTCTGGGCCGGCTTCAAGTCGCTGGACGAACGCGTGCCCGTCAGTCGTGCGGCGGCGGCCGAACCGGCGCCTCCGGTAGCGCCCCCGGTCGTTTCCCGCAGTGCACCGACAGTAAAGGCCGAGGCACCGGCTCAGACGGCCTCCCGGGAGAGCTTTTGGGAAAAACTGAAAAAGTACGGCAGAACAATCCTTACGGACGATGTAAATCTGA